The following are encoded together in the Equus quagga isolate Etosha38 chromosome 1, UCLA_HA_Equagga_1.0, whole genome shotgun sequence genome:
- the LOC124234882 gene encoding olfactory receptor 13F1, with translation MFQANLTSVTIFLFLGFSHYPKVDVTVFVLCLLMYLTTLLGNMILISITILDSRLHTPMYFFLSNLSFLDIWYTSSALAPMLANFVSGKNTISFSGCAAQMYFSLAMGSSECVLLSMMAYDRYVAICNPLRYPIIMNKRVCAQIAAVSWVTGCLTAFVETVSVLQLPLCGNSIIDHFACEILAVLKLACVDTSKVKLIMLVITILLLPMPMLLICISYALILSNILRISSADGQSKAFSTCAAHLTVVVLFYGMALCVYLKPSGVDSKEIDKFMTLVYAGLTPMLNPIIYSLRNKDVKAAVKKLLIRNPFGTALISVLK, from the coding sequence ATGTTCCAGGCAAATTTGACATCTGTAACAATTTTTTTGTTCCTGGGATTTTCCCACTATCCCAAAGTGGACGTCACTGTATTTGTGCTGTGCTTGCTGATGTACTTGACCACCTTGCTGGGTAATATGATTCTGATCTCCATCACCATCCTGGATTCCCGCCtacacacacccatgtacttcttccttagCAACCTCTCCTTTCTGGACATCTGGTACACCTCTTCTGCTCTCGCTCCAATGCTGGCCAACTTTGTTTCAGGGAAAAACACCATCTCATTCTCAGGATGTGCCGCTCAGATGTACTTCTCTCTTGCCATGGGCTCCAGTGAGTGTGTGCTCCTGTCCATGATGGCATATGACCggtatgtggccatctgcaacccCCTGAGATACCCCATCATCATGAACAAGAGGGTCTGTGCGCAGATTGCAGCTGTCTCCTGGGTGACAGGCTGCCTCACTGCCTTCGTGGAAACAGTGTCTGTGCTGCAGCTGCCTCTGTGTGGAAATAGCATCATCGATCATTTTGCTTGTGAAATTCTGGCTGTCTTGAAACTAGCTTGTGTGGACACCTCCAAGGTGAAGTTAATCATGCTGGTGATCACCATACTTCTTCTCCCTATGCCAATGCTCCTCATTTGTATCTCTTATGCGCTCATTCTCTCCAACATCCTGAGAATCAGCTCAGCAGATGGTCAAAGCAAAGCCTTTTCAACTTGTGCAGCCCACCTGACTGTGGTAGTTTTATTCTATGGGATGGCTCTTTGTGTATACTTGAAGCCCTCAGGTGTAGAttcaaaagaaatagataaatttatgACTTTGGTATATGCTGGATTAACCCCCATGTTGAATCCTATCATCTACAGTCTACGAAACAAAGACGTGAAAGCAGCTGTGAAAAAATTGCTGATTAGAAATCCTTTCGGTACTGCTTTAATTTCTGTCCTCAAATAA
- the LOC124249966 gene encoding LOW QUALITY PROTEIN: olfactory receptor 13C4-like (The sequence of the model RefSeq protein was modified relative to this genomic sequence to represent the inferred CDS: inserted 1 base in 1 codon), which yields MLIQDICYICCMVMKIFYVSSSFDILNAXDMDMVNKTLVKEFILLGLSGYPKLEIIFFALILVMYLLILTGNGVLVIASIFDSRLHTPMYFFLGNLSFLDICYTSSSVPSTLVSLISKKRNISFSGCAVQMFFGFAMGSTECFLLGMMAFDRFVGICNPLRYPIIMSKVVYVLMASVSWLSGGINSIVQTSLAMRLPFCENNIINHFLCEILAVLKLACADISLNIVTLAVSNMAFLVLPLLVIFFSYMFILYTILRMNSATGRRKAFSTCSAHLTVVIIFFGTIFFMYAKPKSQDLLGKDNLQATEGLISIFYGVVTPMLNPIIYSLRNKDVKAAVKYLLSWKTVKQ from the exons ATGCTTATTCAAGACATTTGTTACATTTGTTGCATGGTGATGAAAATTTTTTATGTTAGCTCTTCCTTTGATATCCTGAATG GGGACATGGATATGGTAAACAAGACACTCGTGAAAGAATTCATTCTTCTAGGACTCTCTGGTTACCCAAAACTTGAgatcattttctttgctctaattcTAGTGATGTATCTACTGATTCTAACTGGCAACGGTGTTCTGGTCATAGCAAGCATCTTTGATTCCCGTCttcacacacccatgtactttttcctggGCAACCTCTCTTTCTTGGATATCTGCTATACATCCTCCTCGGTTCCCTCAACTTTGGTGAGCTTAAtctcaaagaaaaggaacatttctTTCTCTGGATGTGCAGTGCAGATGTTCTTTGGGTTTGCAATGGGGTCAACAGAGTGTTTCCTCCTTGGCATGATGGCTTTTGATCGCTTTGTGGGTATCTGTAACCCTCTGAGATACCCCATTATCATGAGCAAAGTGGTGTATGTACTAATGGCTTCTGTGTCATGGCTCTCCGGCGGAATCAACTCAATTGTGCAAACATCTCTTGCCATGCGGTTGCCTTTCTGTGAGAATAATATTATCAATCATTTCTTATGTGAGATATTAGCTGTCCTTAAACTAGCTTGTGCTGACATATCCCTCAACATTGTTACCCTAGCAGTGTCAAATATGGCTTTCTTGGTTCTTCCACTGttggtcatttttttctcctatatgtTCATCCTCTACACCATCTTGAGAATGAACTCAGCCACAGGGAGACGCAAGGCCTTTTCCACCTGCTCAGCACATCTGACTGTGGTGATCATATTTTTTGGTACCATCTTCTTTATGTATGCTAAACCCAAGTCTCAAGACCTCCTTGGGAAAGACAATTTGCAAGCTACAGAGGGGCTGATTTCCATCTTTTATGGGGTAGTAACCCCTATGCTAAATCCTATAATCTATAGCTTGAGAAATAAGGATGTAAAAGCCGCTGTGAAATATTTGCTGAGTTGGAAAACTGTTAAACAATAA